The Populus alba chromosome 4, ASM523922v2, whole genome shotgun sequence genome contains a region encoding:
- the LOC118059400 gene encoding beta-glucosidase 46, giving the protein MGISSLCKALILLELFLLPLFASSDTKTLHESSDSSSFPANFLFGTASSSYQFEGAYLSDGKGVSNWDVHSHKPGNIIDGSNGDIAVDQYHRYLEDIDLMASLGVNSYRFSMSWARILPKGRFGGVNMAGISYYNKLINALLLKGIQPFVSLTHFDVPQELEDRYGGFLSPKSQQDFGYYVDICFKYFGDRVKYWATFNEPNFQAMYGYRSGEYPPKRCSKPFGNCSHGDSETEPFIAAHNIILAHATAVDVYRTKYQREQRGSIGIVMHCMWFEPISNSTANKLAVERAQAFFLRWFLDPIIFGRYPEEMKKVLGSTLPEFSRNDLNKLRKGLDFIGMNHYTSYYVQDCILSVCEPGKGSTRTEGSSLLTQEKDGVPIGKPSEVDWLHVYPQGMEKMVTYVKERYNNTPMIITENGYSQVSNSNGNIEEFLHDTGRVEYMSGYLDALLTAMKKGADVRGYFAWSFLDNFEWTFGYTRRFGLYHVDYTTMKRTPRLSATWYREFIARYKVDKSQM; this is encoded by the exons ATGggaatttcttcactttgtaAAGCTTTAATTCTCTTAGAACTGTTCTTGCTACCTCTCTTTGCATCATCTGATACAAAAACTTTGCATGAAAGTTCAGATTCTTCTTCATTTCCTGCCAACTTTCTCTTTGGGACTGCCTCCTCTTCTTATCAG TTTGAAGGAGCTTACCTGAGTGATGGAAAAGGTGTGAGCAACTGGGATGTCCATTCACATAAGCCAG GAAACATAATTGATGGAAGCAATGGAGATATCGCCGTCGACCAATATCATCGGTATCTG GAAGACATTGATCTAATGGCCTCCCTCGGAGTCAACAGCTATAGGTTTTCGATGTCATGGGCACGAATTCTACCCA AAGGGAGATTTGGAGGTGTCAATATGGCTGGTATTAGCTACTATAACAAGCTGATCAATGCTCTCCTACTTAAAG GGATTCAACCATTTGTGTCATTGACTCATTTTGATGTGCCTCAAGAGCTTGAGGATAGATATGGGGGTTTTCTAAGTCCTAAATCCCA ACAGGATTTCGGATATTATGTAGACATCTGTTTCAAGTACTTCGGAGATCGAGTGAAGTACTGGGCCACCTTCAATGAGCCCAATTTTCAAGCCATGTATGGTTATCGTTCAGGTGAATACCCACCAAAACGCTGCTCAAAGCCTTTCGGAAATTGCAGCCATGGGGACTCAGAGACCGAGCCCTTTATTGCGGCGCATAACATAATCTTAGCTCATGCAACTGCAGTTGATGTTTACAGAACCAAATACCAG AGAGAGCAAAGAGGAAGCATTGGTATTGTCATGCATTGCATGTGGTTTGAACCTATTAGCAATTCAACAGCAAACAAGTTAGCAGTTGAAAGAGCTCAAGCCTTCTTCTTGCGCTG GTTCTTGGACCCAATCATATTTGGAAGATATcctgaagaaatgaaaaaagttCTGGGATCTACTCTACCAGAATTTTCAAGAAATGACTTGAACAAATTGAGGAAGGGACTGGATTTTATCGGTATGAATCATTACACCAGTTACTACGTTCAAGATTGCATCTTGTCTGTGTGTGAACCTGGAAAAGGAAGCACGAGGACAGAAGGTTCTTCTCTATTAACTCAAGAAAAAGATGGAGTTCCCATCGGCAAACCT AGTGAAGTGGATTGGCTACATGTTTATCCACAAGGAATGGAAAAGATGGTTACCTATGTAAAGGAGAGATACAATAACACACCCATGATCATCACAGAAAATG GGTATTCCCAGGTGAGCAATTCAAACGGAAACATTGAAGAATTCCTTCATGATACAGGAAGGGTGGAATACATGTCTGGCTATTTGGATGCCTTGCTGACAGCAATGAA GAAAGGAGCAGATGTGAGGGGCTATTTTGCCTGGTCCTTCCTTGATAATTTTGAGTGGACATTCGGTTATACAAGAAGATTTGGACTTTACCATGTTGATTACACCACAATGAAGCGAACTCCAAGATTATCAGCAACTTGGTACAGAGAATTTATTGCAAGGTATAAGGTAGACAAATCCCAGATGTGA